A window of Cryptomeria japonica chromosome 3, Sugi_1.0, whole genome shotgun sequence contains these coding sequences:
- the LOC131059763 gene encoding protein DETOXIFICATION 30-like has translation MIPQLFAYASVFPLARFLQAQSKVLVMAMIAGGALAVHAVFSWLVIFKWGCGLWGAALMLNISWWIIAFSQLAYLLSGMCKEAWGGFTWAAFHNLGAFIRLSLASGVMLCLELWYLYILILLAGYLKNPSISVDAISICMNLMGWETMIALGLNIAISVRVSNELGAGHARAAKFAVINVLGTMFAIGVILMAVILITRNDFAVAFTTSKEVMKAVSNLATLVAITMLLNSIQPVLGGVAVGAGWQVLVAYINIACYYIFGVPLGCLLGYYFDFGVKGIWAGTICGTTLQTIILCIITFRTN, from the exons ATGATCCCCCAGTTATTTGCTTACGCCTCTGTTTTTCCGCTGGCAAGGTTTTTGCAGGCGCAGAGTAAAGTTTTGGTGATGGCGATGATTGCTGGCGGAGCACTGGCTGTGCATGCTGTGTTCAGTTGGTTGGTTATCTTTAAATGGGGATGTGGGCTGTGGGGAGCGGCATTAATGCTAAATATCTCGTGGTGGATCATCGCCTTCTCACAGCTGGCTTACTTACTTAGCGGCATGTGCAAGGAGGCATGGGGAGGTTTCACCTGGGCTGCTTTTCACAACCTGGGGGCATTCATCCGCCTTTCCTTGGCATCCGGTGTAATGTTGTG CTTGGAACTCTGGTATCTCTACATTCTAATACTCTTGGCGGGCTATCTTAAAAATCCAAGCATTTCAGTAGATGCCATTTCTATATG TATGAATCTAATGGGATGGGAGACGATGATTGCTTTGGGATTAAATATTGCCATCAG TGTAAGAGTTTCGAATGAATTGGGAGCTGGACATGCAAGAGCTGCAAAATTTGCTGTGATTAATGTGCTTGGAACAATGTTTGCAATAGGAGTCATTCTGATGGCTGTAATTTTGATCACTAGAAATGATTTTGCAGTGGCATTTACTACTAGTAAAGAAGTGATGAAAGCCGTATCAAACCTTGCAACCTTGGTTGCTATTACCATGCTTTTAAATAGCATTCAACCTGTTCTAGGAG GTGTAGCAGTGGGGGCAGGCTGGCAAGTTCTAGTGGCATATATTAACATAGCATGTTATTACATTTTTGGAGTTCCCCTTGGCTGTTTGTTGGGTTATTATTTTGATTTTGGAGTGAAG GGAATTTGGGCTGGTACGATTTGTGGAACTACCTTGCAAACAATTATTCTATGCATTATTACATTTAGAACCAATTGA
- the LOC131059761 gene encoding protein DETOXIFICATION 31 has protein sequence MDEESLKISLIHNNGDFDEFSGDLPAIEGWRGLLKASLEESKKLWYLAGPAIFTSLCRYSLGVITQAFAGHIGNLELAAVSIENSVIAGFSMGIMIGMASALETLCGQAFGAKQLGMLGVYTQRSWVILMTTALLLSSIYVWATPILKLVGQDDEIAELAGKFAVWMIPQLFAYASVFPLARFLQAQSKVLVMAMVAGGALIVHAVFSWLVIFKWGCGLWGAALMLNISWWIVVFSQLAYVLSGSCKEAWGGFSWAAFHNLGAFIRLSLASGVMLCLELWYLYILILLAGYLKNPSISVDAISICMNLMGWETMVALGFNIAISVRVSNELGAGHPRAARFAVINVLGTMFAIGAILMAVILITRNDFAVAFTNSDEVMKAVSNLATLLAITMLLNSIQPVLGGVAVGAGWQALVAYINIACYYMFGVPLGCLLGYYFDFGVKGIWAGMICGTTFQTIILCIITFRTKWKKEASQAIERIKVWGGHN, from the exons ATGGACGAGGAGAGTCTTAAGATATCGCTAATCCATAACAATGGCGATTTTGATGAGTTCAGTGGGGATCTTCCAGCCATTGAAGGATGGAGAGGTCTGCTCAAAGCAAGCTTGGAAGAGTCAAAGAAGCTATGGTACCTGGCAGGTCCTGCTATTTTCACCTCCCTCTGTCGATACTCTCTTGGAGTCATCACGCAGGCCTTTGCTGGTCACATTGGCAATCTTGAATTAGCCGCTGTTTCCATTGAAAACTCTGTAATCGCTGGCTTCTCAATGGGCATAATG ATAGGAATGGCCAGCGCGCTGGAGACTCTGTGTGGGCAGGCTTTTGGAGCCAAACAACTTGGAATGCTCGGAGTTTATACTCAGCGCTCTTGGGTTATATTAATGACTACAGCCCTGCTTCTGAGCTCGATTTATGTGTGGGCGACGCCCATTCTGAAACTCGTCGGCCAAGATGATGAGATTGCAGAACTGGCAGGGAAATTTGCAGTGTGGATGATCCCCCAGTTATTTGCTTACGCCTCTGTTTTTCCGCTGGCAAGGTTTTTGCAGGCGCAGAGTAAAGTTTTGGTGATGGCGATGGTTGCTGGTGGAGCACTGATTGTGCATGCTGTGTTCAGCTGGTTGGTTATCTTTAAATGGGGATGTGGACTGTGGGGAGCGGCATTAATGCTCAATATCTCGTGGTGGATCGTCGTCTTCTCACAGCTGGCTTATGTACTCAGTGGCAGCTGCAAGGAGGCATGGGGAGGATTCTCTTGGGCTGCTTTTCACAACCTGGGGGCATTTATCCGCCTTTCCCTGGCATCCGGTGTAATGTTGTG CTTGGAACTCTGGTATCTCTACATTCTAATACTCTTGGCGGGCTATCTTAAAAATCCAAGCATATCAGTAGATGCCATTTCTATATG TATGAATCTAATGGGATGGGAGACGATGGTTGCTTTGGGATTCAATATTGCCATCAG TGTAAGAGTTTCGAATGAATTGGGAGCTGGACATCCAAGAGCCGCAAGATTTGCTGTGATTAATGTTCTTGGAACAATGTTTGCAATAGGAGCCATTCTAATGGCTGTAATCTTGATTACTAGGAATGATTTTGCAGTGGCATTTACTAATAGTGATGAAGTGATGAAAGCTGTATCAAACCTTGCAACCTTGCTTGCTATTACCATGCTTTTAAATAGCATACAACCTGTTCTAGGAG GTGTAGCAGTGGGGGCAGGCTGGCAAGCTCTAGTAGCATATATTAACATAGCATGTTATTACATGTTTGGAGTTCCTCTTGGTTGTTTGTTGGGTTATTATTTTGATTTTGGAGTGAAG GGTATTTGGGCCGGTATGATTTGCGGAACCACCTTTCAAACAATTATTCTATGCATTATTACATTTAGAACCAAATGGAAAAAAGAA GCATCTCAAGCTATAGAAAGAATTAAAGTGTGGGGAGGCCACAATTAA